A genomic region of Nitrospinota bacterium contains the following coding sequences:
- a CDS encoding LOG family protein produces the protein MKGLHLLQANMNQKDNNINQSRIEELVLELSQLMSPNAKPAMFEEIFADLALIGSEHKDEGDHKLLHKAISELRRAFKVFLPYRNKRKVAIFGSGRVSESHPNYKLALELAQKLVVHDYQVITGAGGGVMEAANKGAGRENSFGLNINLPMEQTANAFIENDPHLIEFKYFFTRKLVFIKESSATVLLPGGLGTLDEGIESLTLFQTGKCMPRPIILLEQTDGNYWDCWMDFFNSMMVEQGFADKSDINLVYKALTVEQAIGHIINYYKVFHSLRYIGDLTIMRLTKSLSSDMVKDLNHEFQDIILKGSMHLSPPHKLEIKNNEFLELPRLSLHFINSKYGRLNQLIEAINKA, from the coding sequence GTTCTCGAGCTTTCTCAATTGATGAGCCCCAATGCCAAACCAGCAATGTTTGAAGAAATTTTTGCCGATCTTGCGTTAATAGGTAGTGAACATAAGGATGAAGGTGACCATAAGCTGCTCCACAAGGCAATATCAGAATTACGCAGGGCTTTTAAAGTTTTTTTGCCGTATCGCAACAAACGCAAGGTCGCCATCTTTGGGTCCGGAAGAGTTAGTGAATCTCACCCAAATTATAAGCTAGCTTTGGAACTCGCCCAAAAGTTGGTTGTCCATGATTATCAGGTCATAACTGGTGCTGGAGGCGGAGTTATGGAGGCAGCAAACAAGGGAGCTGGCAGAGAAAACAGCTTCGGACTAAATATCAATCTTCCTATGGAACAAACTGCCAATGCGTTTATTGAAAATGATCCACACCTCATCGAATTCAAGTATTTTTTTACCCGGAAACTCGTATTTATTAAAGAATCTTCTGCTACAGTTCTTCTACCAGGAGGACTTGGCACTCTGGATGAAGGAATTGAAAGTCTCACCTTATTTCAAACCGGCAAGTGCATGCCAAGGCCCATAATCCTATTGGAACAAACTGACGGCAACTACTGGGACTGTTGGATGGATTTTTTTAATTCAATGATGGTTGAACAAGGTTTCGCGGACAAAAGTGACATAAACCTTGTATATAAAGCCCTAACCGTAGAACAGGCTATTGGCCATATTATTAACTATTATAAAGTCTTTCATTCTCTCCGTTATATTGGAGACCTAACCATTATGAGGCTCACCAAGTCCCTTTCTTCTGATATGGTTAAGGATTTAAATCATGAATTTCAGGACATAATCTTGAAAGGGTCCATGCACCTCAGCCCACCTCATAAACTGGAAATAAAAAATAACGAGTTTCTTGAACTCCCACGCTTATCTCTACACTTCATCAATTCCAAATATGGCAGACTCAACCAATTGATTGAAGCCATAAATAAAGCCTGA
- a CDS encoding cyclic nucleotide-binding domain-containing protein, which produces MLEKTRGGQKILDVLDDNEIFGEMGLIDEEVRSTTAFALEYCTLSVITPKTLHYLFEKDALSLSPLLEILAQRLPSEYQIIER; this is translated from the coding sequence ATGCTTGAAAAAACACGTGGTGGGCAGAAAATTCTGGATGTTTTAGATGACAACGAAATTTTTGGTGAGATGGGTCTGATTGACGAGGAAGTTCGGTCTACAACAGCATTTGCTCTTGAATACTGCACTTTATCAGTCATTACTCCAAAGACGCTTCATTATTTATTCGAAAAAGATGCATTATCACTATCGCCTCTATTGGAGATACTTGCACAACGTTTGCCGTCAGAGTACCAAATTATTGAGAGATGA
- a CDS encoding cyclic nucleotide-binding domain-containing protein — protein sequence MKLKLVTIWRYQLEEIRKPWTTSLQLFIKVFTYSCEGQQSNCAYIIDSDLIGVYQEDSHGNLSLVRKLVKNEMFDEIGLINDKPRPATVNSIENRKVSVISKDCFLSLERVNPESLVPLLRVLSGRIRENYKLSNHNNASI from the coding sequence ATGAAATTAAAGTTGGTAACAATTTGGCGATACCAACTTGAAGAGATTAGAAAACCATGGACCACGAGCTTACAACTTTTTATAAAGGTGTTTACATATTCCTGCGAAGGCCAGCAAAGTAACTGCGCATACATTATCGATTCAGACCTTATCGGAGTATATCAGGAAGATTCACATGGCAACCTGTCATTAGTCCGCAAACTGGTAAAAAATGAAATGTTTGATGAAATCGGTTTGATCAATGATAAACCCAGGCCTGCGACTGTAAACTCTATTGAAAACAGAAAAGTCTCTGTTATAAGCAAAGATTGTTTCCTCTCACTGGAAAGAGTCAACCCCGAATCCCTGGTGCCATTATTAAGGGTACTATCTGGGCGTATTCGCGAAAACTACAAACTGTCAAATCATAATAACGCCTCTATCTAA